A section of the Kribbella sp. HUAS MG21 genome encodes:
- a CDS encoding aldo/keto reductase, translated as MKIFPDGQRVGLGGAPLGNLLGEVPEADAVAAVDAAWDEGWRYFDTAPHYGLGLAEERLGLALRSRPRDEYVLSSKVGRIIYEASDAATDDEGFDISTTRRRRWDFSRDGVLRSIEDSLRRIGTDRLDVVFVHDPDDHYDEAVATAFPTLIELREQGVIGAIGSGMNQSAMLTRFVRELDIDVIMLAGRYTLIDPDGLDDVLPACVENDVQVVAVGVFNSGLMSQPRPAPGTTFNYEPAAQTLVDKANKLADVCEAHGTTLPAAALAFPLFHPAVAGIAVGCRTADEVHTNAALARNDVPAGLWSDLKSAGLLREDAPTP; from the coding sequence ATGAAGATCTTCCCGGACGGTCAGCGCGTCGGCCTCGGCGGTGCGCCGCTGGGCAACCTGCTCGGCGAGGTGCCCGAGGCCGACGCGGTCGCCGCGGTCGACGCCGCCTGGGACGAGGGCTGGCGGTACTTCGACACCGCCCCGCACTACGGGCTCGGGCTCGCCGAGGAGCGGCTCGGACTCGCACTGCGCTCGCGGCCGCGCGACGAGTACGTCCTGTCCAGCAAGGTCGGCCGGATCATCTACGAGGCCTCCGACGCCGCGACCGACGACGAGGGCTTCGACATCAGTACGACGCGCCGGCGGCGCTGGGACTTCTCGCGGGACGGCGTACTGCGGAGCATCGAGGACTCGCTGCGCCGGATCGGAACCGACCGGCTGGACGTCGTGTTCGTGCACGACCCGGACGACCACTACGACGAGGCGGTCGCGACCGCGTTCCCGACGCTGATCGAGCTGCGCGAGCAGGGCGTGATCGGCGCGATCGGGTCCGGGATGAACCAGTCGGCGATGCTGACCCGGTTCGTCCGCGAGCTCGACATCGACGTGATCATGCTGGCCGGGCGGTACACGCTGATCGACCCGGACGGGCTGGACGACGTACTCCCGGCCTGCGTCGAGAACGACGTCCAGGTCGTCGCCGTGGGCGTCTTCAACTCGGGGCTGATGTCGCAGCCGCGGCCGGCGCCGGGTACGACGTTCAACTACGAGCCCGCGGCGCAGACGCTGGTCGACAAGGCCAACAAGCTCGCGGACGTCTGCGAGGCCCACGGCACCACGCTGCCCGCGGCGGCGCTGGCGTTCCCGCTGTTCCACCCTGCGGTCGCGGGAATCGCAGTCGGCTGCCGTACGGCGGACGAGGTGCACACGAATGCCGCGCTCGCGCGGAACGACGTACCGGCCGGGCTCTGGTCGGACCTGAAGTCGGCCGGGCTGCTGCGAGAGGACGCGCCTACTCCGTAG
- a CDS encoding SDR family oxidoreductase, whose translation MTDFDGLRAVVTGGASGIGLAAARLLAARGAEVVVFDLKPDVAEPLTGIAADVTDDGSVRDAVAAAALQLGGIDVVVNNAGIGAQGNVAANDDDEWHRVLDVNVVGIARVSRAALPYLRKSEAAAIVNTCSIAATAGLPNRALYSASKGAVLALTMAMAADHVREGIRVNCVNPGTADTPWVGRLLEAAADPDAERAALEARQPMGRLVTADEVAAAIAYLASPLSGSTTGTALAVDGGMQNLRLPAVRS comes from the coding sequence GTGACCGATTTCGACGGCCTGCGGGCCGTGGTGACCGGCGGCGCGTCGGGGATCGGGCTGGCGGCCGCGCGGCTGCTGGCGGCGCGCGGCGCCGAGGTGGTCGTGTTCGACCTGAAGCCGGACGTCGCCGAGCCGCTGACCGGGATCGCGGCGGACGTCACCGACGACGGCTCGGTCCGGGACGCGGTCGCCGCCGCGGCGCTGCAGCTCGGCGGGATCGACGTGGTGGTGAACAACGCCGGCATCGGCGCGCAGGGCAACGTCGCCGCGAACGACGACGACGAATGGCACCGGGTGCTGGACGTGAACGTGGTCGGCATCGCCCGCGTCAGCCGCGCCGCGCTGCCGTACCTGCGCAAGTCCGAGGCGGCCGCGATCGTCAACACCTGCTCGATCGCCGCGACCGCCGGCCTGCCGAACCGGGCGCTCTACTCGGCCAGCAAGGGCGCGGTGCTCGCGCTGACGATGGCGATGGCCGCGGACCACGTCCGCGAGGGGATCCGGGTGAACTGCGTCAACCCCGGTACGGCGGACACGCCGTGGGTCGGGCGCCTGCTCGAGGCCGCGGCGGACCCGGACGCCGAGCGGGCCGCACTCGAGGCCCGGCAGCCGATGGGCCGGCTGGTGACGGCGGACGAGGTCGCGGCCGCGATCGCGTACCTGGCCAGCCCGCTGTCCGGTTCGACCACCGGGACGGCGCTCGCGGTGGACGGCGGCATGCAGAACCTACGACTCCCGGCGGTGCGCTCATGA
- a CDS encoding L-fuconate dehydratase: protein MPRFTELETYDVRFPTSLELDGSDAMNTDPDYSAAYLILRTDAGDGLEGHGFAFTIGRGNDIQTTAIEALREHVVGHDLDATLNDLGGFWKSLVHDSQLRWLGPEKGVMHMAIGAVVNAVWDLAAKRAGVPLWKLLSDLTPEQIVDLVDFRYLTDALTPDEALDILRKAEPGRAEREAVLRERGYPAYTTTPGWLGYDDAKLVRLCHEAVAEGFTQLKLKVGADLDDDIRRMRLAREAVGPDIRIAIDANQRWDVADAIRWVEALAPYDVWWVEEPTSPDDVLGHAAIARAIAPIKVATGEHVQNRTVFKQLLQAEALSFLQLDSARVAGVNENIAILLLAAKFGVPVCPHAGGVGLCELVQHLSMFDYVAVSGSTDDRVIEFVDHLHEHFLDPVLIRDGHYVAPVRPGFGAEMDAETLAGFRYPGGKIWTDLEREQK from the coding sequence ATGCCACGATTCACCGAACTCGAGACGTACGACGTCCGTTTCCCCACCTCGCTCGAGCTGGACGGCTCCGACGCGATGAACACCGACCCGGACTACTCCGCGGCCTACCTGATCCTGCGGACCGACGCCGGTGACGGGCTGGAGGGGCACGGGTTCGCGTTCACGATCGGCCGCGGCAACGACATCCAGACCACCGCGATCGAGGCGCTCCGCGAGCACGTCGTCGGCCACGACCTGGACGCCACGCTCAACGACCTCGGCGGGTTCTGGAAGTCGCTGGTGCACGACTCGCAGCTGCGCTGGCTGGGGCCCGAGAAGGGCGTCATGCACATGGCGATCGGCGCGGTCGTCAACGCGGTCTGGGACCTGGCCGCCAAGCGGGCCGGCGTACCGCTGTGGAAGCTGTTGTCCGACCTCACGCCCGAGCAGATCGTCGACCTGGTCGACTTCCGGTACCTGACCGACGCGCTGACGCCCGACGAGGCGCTGGACATCCTGCGCAAGGCCGAGCCCGGCCGCGCCGAGCGGGAGGCGGTGCTGCGCGAGCGCGGCTACCCGGCGTACACCACCACGCCCGGCTGGCTCGGGTACGACGACGCGAAACTGGTCCGGCTCTGCCACGAGGCGGTCGCCGAGGGGTTCACGCAGCTCAAGCTGAAGGTCGGCGCCGACCTGGACGACGACATCCGCCGGATGCGGCTGGCCCGCGAGGCCGTCGGCCCGGACATCCGGATCGCGATCGACGCCAACCAGCGCTGGGACGTCGCCGACGCGATCCGCTGGGTCGAGGCGCTGGCGCCGTACGACGTCTGGTGGGTGGAGGAACCGACCAGCCCGGACGACGTCCTCGGGCACGCGGCGATCGCGCGGGCGATCGCGCCGATCAAGGTCGCGACCGGTGAGCACGTGCAGAACCGGACGGTGTTCAAGCAGTTGCTGCAGGCCGAGGCGCTGTCGTTCCTGCAGCTCGACTCGGCGCGGGTGGCCGGCGTCAACGAGAACATCGCGATCCTGCTGCTGGCCGCGAAGTTCGGGGTACCGGTGTGCCCGCACGCGGGTGGGGTAGGACTGTGTGAGTTGGTCCAGCACCTGTCGATGTTCGACTACGTCGCGGTGTCCGGGTCGACGGACGACCGGGTGATCGAGTTCGTGGACCACCTGCATGAGCACTTCCTGGACCCGGTGCTGATCCGGGACGGGCACTACGTGGCACCGGTACGCCCCGGGTTCGGCGCCGAGATGGACGCCGAGACGCTGGCCGGGTTCCGGTACCCGGGTGGCAAGATCTGGACGGACCTGGAGAGGGAGCAGAAGTGA
- the folP gene encoding dihydropteroate synthase, translated as MAIINRTPDSFFDRGATYATDAAYAAIDKAVAEGADLVDIGGVKAGYGEPVSETEELRRTVDFVAGIRDRHPELVISVDTYRSGVARRVAEAGADLLNDTWAGADPDLVNAAAEAGTGLVCSHVGGLSPRTDPHRMAYDDVVADVIRTTTALADTALAAGVRRDGILIDPTHDFGKNTLQSLELTRRLDELAATGWPVLVAVSNKDFIGETLELPPGHRGNGTLAALSVSAWLGARVFRVHDVPAARQALDFIAVLRGSAQPAGTRRSLA; from the coding sequence ATGGCGATCATCAACCGGACCCCCGACTCGTTCTTCGACCGCGGCGCGACGTACGCGACCGACGCGGCCTACGCCGCGATCGACAAGGCGGTCGCCGAGGGCGCGGACCTGGTCGACATCGGCGGCGTCAAGGCCGGGTACGGCGAGCCGGTCAGCGAGACCGAGGAACTGCGCCGGACCGTCGACTTCGTGGCCGGGATCCGGGACCGGCACCCCGAGCTCGTGATCAGCGTGGACACCTACCGCAGCGGCGTCGCTCGCCGGGTCGCGGAGGCCGGTGCGGACCTGCTCAACGACACCTGGGCCGGCGCCGACCCGGACCTGGTGAACGCCGCCGCCGAGGCCGGAACCGGCCTGGTCTGCAGCCACGTCGGCGGCCTCTCGCCCCGCACCGACCCGCACCGGATGGCGTACGACGACGTGGTCGCGGACGTGATCCGGACGACGACGGCGCTCGCGGACACCGCACTCGCGGCCGGGGTCCGGCGGGACGGGATCCTGATCGACCCGACGCACGACTTCGGCAAGAACACGCTGCAGTCGCTGGAGCTGACCCGCCGCCTCGACGAGCTCGCGGCCACCGGCTGGCCGGTCCTGGTCGCGGTGTCGAACAAGGACTTCATCGGCGAGACCCTCGAGCTCCCGCCGGGGCACCGCGGCAACGGCACGCTCGCCGCGCTCAGCGTCTCGGCCTGGCTCGGTGCCCGGGTGTTCCGCGTGCACGACGTACCGGCCGCCCGCCAGGCCCTCGACTTCATCGCCGTACTGCGTGGCAGCGCGCAGCCCGCCGGAACCCGAAGGAGCCTCGCCTGA
- a CDS encoding pyrimidine reductase family protein: MRLVDDLSDEDLITIYEVADRTVPHLRVNFVSSLDGAVEIDGQSKALSSDSDSRVFSMIRRLADVVLVGAGTIRDEGYNPLKLSGAARSWRTAAGLAENPTLAIVSSRLELSPVNPVFQSAVRPIVVTHAASPPDRREALAEVAEVLVLGESAVDLPAVVKEFKGRGLTQVLSEGGPHLLGALTEADLVDEMCLALAPMLAGPGAGRITAGAPTTLTRRMKLESTLTASDDYLFFRYLREA, encoded by the coding sequence ATGCGCCTCGTCGACGACCTCTCGGACGAAGACCTGATCACGATCTACGAGGTCGCGGACCGCACGGTCCCGCACCTGCGGGTGAACTTCGTCAGCAGCCTGGACGGCGCGGTCGAGATCGACGGGCAGTCGAAGGCGTTGTCGAGCGACAGCGACAGCCGGGTGTTCAGCATGATCCGGCGGCTGGCGGACGTCGTGCTGGTGGGTGCGGGGACGATCCGCGACGAGGGCTACAACCCGCTGAAGCTGTCCGGCGCGGCCCGCAGTTGGCGGACGGCGGCGGGCCTGGCCGAGAATCCGACGCTCGCGATCGTGTCGTCGCGGCTCGAGCTGAGCCCGGTGAATCCGGTGTTCCAGTCCGCCGTCCGGCCGATCGTCGTGACCCACGCGGCCTCGCCGCCCGACCGCCGCGAGGCGCTGGCGGAGGTGGCCGAGGTGCTCGTGCTGGGCGAGTCCGCGGTCGACCTGCCCGCGGTCGTCAAGGAGTTCAAGGGCCGCGGGCTGACCCAGGTCCTGTCCGAGGGCGGGCCGCACCTGCTGGGTGCCCTGACCGAGGCTGACCTGGTGGATGAGATGTGCCTGGCGCTGGCGCCGATGCTGGCCGGGCCGGGAGCAGGCCGGATCACGGCCGGAGCGCCGACGACGCTGACCCGGCGGATGAAGCTCGAGTCGACGCTCACCGCGTCGGACGACTACCTGTTCTTCCGCTATCTCCGGGAGGCCTGA
- a CDS encoding class III extradiol dioxygenase subunit B-like domain-containing protein codes for MHVVAAAVCPHPPLLVPEVASGAAPELDDLRAACLTAIDTLATASSILVVGSGSDGAYDGAAGGSFGAYGAPGVRVGTGPAVLPLSLAIGGWLLDQTKTAPLPRTYRAVPADLAPGECARLGQELAAGNDSVGLLVMGDGSARRSEHSPVHLHPRAEIFDTTVANAFQRCDLDVLAALDPDLAAELQAAGRAPWQVLAGALRGSELTGELLYEAAPYGVGYFVASFS; via the coding sequence GTGCATGTCGTTGCCGCCGCGGTCTGCCCACACCCGCCGCTGCTCGTGCCCGAGGTCGCCTCCGGCGCTGCGCCCGAGCTCGACGACCTGCGCGCCGCCTGCCTGACCGCGATCGACACGCTCGCGACCGCGTCGTCGATCCTGGTGGTCGGGTCCGGCAGCGACGGGGCGTACGACGGCGCGGCGGGCGGCTCGTTCGGCGCGTACGGCGCACCGGGCGTGCGCGTCGGGACCGGGCCGGCGGTGCTGCCGCTGTCGCTGGCGATCGGCGGCTGGTTGCTCGACCAGACCAAGACCGCGCCGCTGCCGCGGACCTATCGCGCGGTGCCGGCAGACCTCGCGCCCGGCGAGTGCGCACGCCTCGGCCAGGAGCTTGCTGCGGGCAACGATTCCGTCGGCCTGCTGGTGATGGGGGACGGGTCCGCGCGGCGCAGCGAGCACTCGCCGGTGCACCTGCATCCGCGCGCGGAGATCTTCGACACCACGGTCGCGAATGCCTTCCAGCGGTGCGATCTCGACGTACTCGCCGCGCTCGATCCGGACCTGGCAGCTGAGCTGCAGGCGGCCGGACGGGCGCCGTGGCAGGTGCTCGCGGGGGCGTTGCGTGGCAGCGAGCTGACCGGCGAGCTCTTGTACGAGGCCGCGCCGTACGGGGTCGGCTACTTCGTCGCGAGCTTCAGTTAG
- a CDS encoding iron-siderophore ABC transporter substrate-binding protein — MRLPSLSALLAVTALALTACGGSGDDSGDKSSEGADSSAGYPRTIQHAMGTTEIPAKPKRVVALDASYVDATLILETPVVGYTEYRAIKGSLPDYLGEDRTKFGSEAQPVGTLAEPNLEKIAELNPDLIISAKVRHEKQYEQLSKIAPTIMSETTGATWKENIRMEAKAVGQEELAEQEIAAYEKAAKTVGEAINAKAGNPTISVTRFIDGPTRLYQKKSFSGIVLKDAGLARPKAQDVEDFALEISPERIKDADADAIFVTVYADEKGTSAKTAAQFKANPLWKPLAPKVHEVSDTTWMTAVGLQGAWAILTDLAKTFDVPAPVKTT; from the coding sequence ATGCGTTTGCCCAGCCTGTCCGCCCTGCTCGCCGTCACCGCGCTGGCCCTCACCGCGTGCGGTGGCTCCGGTGACGACTCCGGCGACAAGTCCTCGGAAGGAGCGGACTCGTCCGCCGGCTACCCGCGGACCATCCAGCACGCGATGGGCACGACCGAGATCCCGGCCAAGCCGAAGCGGGTCGTCGCCCTGGACGCGAGCTACGTCGACGCGACGCTGATCCTCGAAACCCCGGTGGTCGGTTACACCGAGTACCGCGCGATCAAGGGCAGCCTGCCGGACTACCTCGGCGAGGACCGGACCAAGTTCGGCTCCGAGGCGCAGCCGGTCGGCACGCTCGCCGAGCCGAACCTGGAGAAGATCGCCGAGCTGAACCCGGACCTGATCATCTCCGCGAAGGTCCGGCACGAGAAGCAGTACGAGCAGCTGTCGAAGATCGCCCCGACGATCATGTCGGAGACCACCGGCGCCACCTGGAAGGAGAACATCCGGATGGAGGCGAAGGCGGTCGGCCAGGAGGAGCTGGCCGAGCAGGAGATCGCGGCGTACGAGAAGGCGGCCAAGACCGTCGGCGAGGCGATCAACGCCAAGGCCGGGAACCCGACCATCTCGGTGACCCGGTTCATCGACGGCCCGACCCGGCTGTACCAGAAGAAGAGCTTCTCCGGCATCGTGCTGAAGGACGCCGGCCTGGCCCGGCCGAAGGCGCAGGACGTCGAGGACTTCGCGCTGGAGATCAGCCCGGAGCGGATCAAGGACGCCGACGCGGACGCGATCTTCGTCACGGTGTACGCCGACGAGAAGGGCACGAGCGCCAAGACCGCCGCGCAGTTCAAGGCGAACCCGCTGTGGAAGCCGCTCGCGCCGAAGGTCCACGAGGTCTCCGACACCACCTGGATGACCGCCGTCGGCCTGCAGGGCGCCTGGGCGATCCTCACCGACCTCGCCAAGACGTTCGACGTCCCGGCACCCGTCAAGACCACCTGA
- a CDS encoding iron ABC transporter permease gives MSTSATNVRSVSPPSVRRTAALLALVVVLLLAFAASLALGSRWLGPGALWHALAANTGSDADVIVRNLRFPRTVVAVLIGLCLGIAGTLMQGHTRNALAEPGIFGVSSGAAFFVVLGLQLGLVESVSSTVWVALIGALLATFGVQQLASRGSGATPVGLALTGAAVAAMLGALTSAIVLLDANTLDSYRFWAVGSVAGRGLDVAGQVLPFAVVGLLLAVVNARDLDMLALGDDVAAGLGLSIRRARLVGLGAIGLLTAAGVAACGPIGFLGLLAGHVARRIFGARNTWLIPAAGVIGAAALVLADLVGRLVGGAGEVQAGVVLGVVGAPLFVLVVRRRAVAL, from the coding sequence ATGTCCACCTCCGCCACCAACGTGCGCTCGGTCTCACCGCCGTCCGTACGGCGTACCGCGGCGCTGCTGGCTCTGGTCGTCGTCCTGCTGCTGGCGTTCGCCGCCAGCCTCGCGCTCGGTTCGCGCTGGCTGGGTCCGGGTGCGCTGTGGCACGCGCTCGCCGCGAACACCGGGTCCGATGCGGACGTGATCGTGCGGAACCTGCGGTTCCCGCGCACGGTCGTCGCGGTGCTGATCGGTCTGTGTCTGGGGATCGCGGGCACGTTGATGCAGGGACACACCCGCAACGCGCTGGCCGAGCCGGGGATCTTCGGGGTGAGCTCTGGTGCGGCGTTCTTCGTCGTGCTCGGCTTGCAGCTGGGCCTGGTCGAGTCGGTCTCGTCGACGGTCTGGGTGGCGCTGATCGGGGCGCTGCTCGCGACCTTCGGCGTGCAGCAGTTGGCGTCGCGAGGCAGCGGCGCGACGCCGGTCGGGCTCGCGCTGACCGGGGCCGCGGTGGCGGCGATGCTCGGTGCGCTGACCTCAGCGATCGTGCTGCTCGACGCGAACACGTTGGACAGCTATCGGTTCTGGGCGGTCGGTTCGGTCGCGGGACGCGGTCTGGACGTGGCCGGCCAGGTGCTGCCGTTCGCGGTCGTCGGTCTGTTGCTCGCGGTGGTCAACGCGCGCGATCTGGACATGCTGGCGCTGGGTGACGACGTGGCCGCGGGACTCGGACTGTCGATCCGCCGCGCCCGGCTGGTCGGCCTCGGTGCGATCGGATTGCTGACCGCCGCGGGTGTCGCGGCGTGCGGACCGATCGGGTTCCTGGGCCTGCTGGCAGGCCATGTCGCGCGCCGGATCTTCGGCGCCCGGAACACGTGGCTCATTCCCGCCGCGGGTGTCATCGGCGCCGCGGCGCTCGTGCTGGCCGATCTCGTCGGCCGGCTGGTCGGCGGCGCCGGCGAGGTCCAGGCGGGTGTCGTCCTCGGTGTGGTGGGCGCACCGCTGTTCGTGCTCGTCGTACGGCGCCGGGCGGTGGCGCTGTGA
- a CDS encoding iron chelate uptake ABC transporter family permease subunit has protein sequence MRSRTVVLSVVFAALAIVIALVSLSVGTTKLPIADVVEVLLGGGRRGTRLVVLELRLPRVATGLLVGIAFAVSGALLQTLSRNPLASPDIVGVNSGASAGAVAVIVLAGTGGGNISGFAAKVGIPLAALIGGLVATLVVGALSIRRGIVDAGRVVLIGVGVAAAANSLVAWLLVVGDVNDAGRAAAWLAGSLNSREWSDALPVFGAVVCLLPVAMMFNRDLSALVLGDDVASSLGVRVARIRLALLVIATVLAALATAGAGPIAFVALVAPQVAQRLTRMERPPLVTAATLGALFVVLADLLARNGLQWTQVGPYELPVGVVTAACGAPYLLHLIGRQQKGR, from the coding sequence GTGAGGTCCCGTACCGTCGTGCTGAGCGTGGTCTTCGCCGCGCTGGCGATCGTGATCGCCCTGGTGTCGCTGAGCGTCGGTACGACGAAGCTCCCGATCGCCGACGTGGTCGAAGTACTCCTTGGTGGCGGTCGTCGCGGGACGCGGTTGGTGGTGCTCGAGCTGCGGCTGCCGCGCGTCGCGACCGGGTTGCTGGTCGGGATCGCGTTCGCGGTGTCGGGCGCGCTGCTGCAGACCCTGTCGCGGAACCCGCTCGCCAGTCCGGACATCGTCGGCGTCAACTCGGGCGCGTCCGCGGGCGCCGTCGCGGTCATCGTGCTGGCGGGGACCGGCGGCGGCAACATCTCCGGGTTCGCCGCGAAGGTCGGGATCCCGCTGGCCGCGCTCATCGGCGGGCTGGTGGCGACGTTGGTCGTCGGGGCGCTGTCAATCCGGCGCGGGATCGTCGACGCGGGTCGTGTCGTGCTGATCGGCGTCGGCGTCGCCGCGGCGGCGAACTCGCTGGTCGCGTGGCTGCTCGTCGTCGGGGACGTCAACGACGCCGGCCGGGCGGCGGCCTGGCTGGCGGGTTCGCTCAACTCCCGGGAGTGGAGTGACGCGCTGCCGGTGTTCGGGGCGGTCGTTTGTCTGTTGCCAGTGGCAATGATGTTCAACCGCGACCTGTCCGCGCTGGTGCTCGGCGACGACGTGGCCTCGTCGCTCGGGGTCCGGGTGGCACGGATCCGGCTCGCGCTGCTGGTGATCGCGACCGTGCTGGCCGCGCTGGCCACGGCGGGTGCGGGTCCGATCGCGTTCGTCGCGTTGGTGGCGCCACAGGTCGCACAGCGGCTGACGCGGATGGAGCGGCCGCCGCTGGTGACCGCGGCGACGCTTGGCGCGCTGTTCGTCGTACTGGCGGACCTGCTCGCGCGGAACGGGCTGCAGTGGACCCAGGTCGGCCCGTACGAGCTGCCCGTCGGTGTGGTCACCGCTGCCTGCGGAGCGCCGTACCTGCTTCACCTCATCGGTCGTCAGCAGAAAGGACGCTGA
- a CDS encoding ABC transporter ATP-binding protein has product MHVENLTLAYGADAPVVDGLTLEVPSGQLTAIVGPNGSGKSTLLRGMSRLLTPQNGQVMLDGKDIHQLPARELARRLGVLPQGPVTPEGITAAELVSRGRHPHRGLFGRLTAEDDAAIDEALQAVELTELRDRSVDQLSGGQRQRVWIAMVLAQGTQHLLLDEPTTYLDLAHAVDVMNVVHAAADAGRTVVAVLHDLTLAAQYADHLVVMGGGRIAAQGRPVDVLSAGLLDEVFGLKATVVEVGGAPVVVPDRRLAG; this is encoded by the coding sequence GTGCACGTCGAGAACCTCACCCTCGCGTACGGCGCCGACGCACCGGTCGTCGACGGCCTGACGCTGGAGGTGCCGTCCGGACAGCTGACGGCGATCGTCGGGCCGAACGGGTCCGGCAAGTCCACGCTGCTGCGGGGGATGAGCAGGCTGCTCACGCCACAGAACGGCCAGGTGATGCTGGACGGCAAGGACATTCACCAGCTGCCGGCGCGTGAGTTGGCCAGGCGGCTCGGTGTGCTGCCGCAGGGGCCGGTCACGCCGGAGGGGATCACTGCCGCCGAGCTGGTGTCGCGAGGACGGCACCCCCACCGCGGGCTGTTCGGGCGGCTGACAGCCGAGGACGACGCGGCGATCGACGAGGCACTGCAGGCTGTGGAGCTGACGGAGCTCCGCGACCGGTCGGTAGACCAGCTGTCCGGCGGCCAGCGCCAGCGGGTGTGGATCGCGATGGTGCTGGCACAGGGCACGCAGCACCTGCTGCTGGACGAGCCGACGACGTACCTCGACCTCGCACACGCGGTGGACGTGATGAACGTCGTCCACGCGGCAGCCGACGCCGGACGGACCGTAGTCGCGGTGCTGCACGACCTGACGCTGGCGGCGCAGTACGCCGACCACCTGGTCGTGATGGGCGGCGGGCGGATCGCGGCCCAGGGGAGGCCGGTAGACGTACTCAGTGCCGGGCTGCTGGACGAGGTGTTCGGGCTGAAGGCCACGGTGGTGGAGGTCGGTGGCGCACCGGTCGTCGTACCGGATCGTAGGCTGGCTGGGTGA
- a CDS encoding (2Fe-2S)-binding protein — protein MTYTVGRLADVLADSVSWMSVRSGAAHGPGWISCAELLAAQQAGEDPTLEWRSAAAADYARDYAIEPPVQVAAMFTLMWYVQVPALVAGVTGAVTGMSPEVSPEALAFKRHPTAHYPAEVALLSDEVVPLEVAAGQLKAHAGAFLESYEPGVKFGSLQRYGAVDDEVRAAIRLPDEAPYADRAAAAFGVSLEQKMRTSCCYFYVLPNVRACTTCPRFR, from the coding sequence GTGACCTACACCGTGGGCCGCCTGGCGGACGTACTGGCCGACTCGGTCAGCTGGATGTCCGTGCGGTCGGGCGCTGCTCACGGACCGGGCTGGATCTCCTGCGCGGAGCTGCTCGCGGCGCAGCAGGCGGGCGAGGACCCGACGCTGGAGTGGCGGTCGGCGGCGGCAGCCGACTACGCACGCGACTACGCCATCGAGCCGCCGGTGCAGGTGGCGGCCATGTTCACGCTGATGTGGTACGTCCAGGTGCCTGCACTGGTCGCCGGTGTGACGGGCGCAGTCACCGGGATGTCACCTGAGGTGTCGCCGGAGGCCCTGGCCTTCAAGCGGCACCCGACCGCGCACTACCCGGCCGAGGTCGCCCTGCTGTCGGACGAGGTCGTACCGCTGGAGGTCGCGGCCGGACAGCTCAAGGCGCATGCCGGCGCGTTCCTGGAGTCCTACGAGCCCGGTGTGAAGTTCGGCTCGTTGCAGCGGTACGGCGCGGTGGACGACGAGGTCCGGGCGGCGATCCGGCTGCCCGACGAGGCGCCGTACGCCGACCGGGCCGCCGCCGCGTTCGGTGTTTCCTTGGAGCAGAAAATGCGCACGTCCTGCTGCTATTTCTACGTGCTGCCGAACGTCCGAGCCTGCACGACCTGCCCCCGGTTCCGCTGA